The sequence AACGTAAACGAGCAACCTGGTTCAGCATCAGTCGTTCAATCCGTATCTCAATCTTTGAATGCGGTTGGTTACTCTGGTATCGGTTATAAAACTGCAGGCGTAAAAGCCGTTGCAATCGCTAAAAAAGGTAATGAGTTTATCGAAGCGACTGCAGAAAACGCCGCTAATGGTACTTACCCATTATCACGTTACTTGTATGTATACGTGAACAAGCAACCAAACAAAGACTTAGCACCAATGGAAAAAGAATTCATCCGTTATGTGCTGTCTAAGCAAGGTCAGCAAGTTGTAGAAAAAGACGGTTACGTGACGCTGCCTAAGAGCGTAGTTGCCAAAGATTTAGAACAGTTGGGCATTCGCCTCTAACTCTGAATCGCTGAACTGTTAAGGGTCTCTTCGGAGACCCTTTTTGTTTTCAGCCCTAAACCACCAACTTTTTGTTGGTGGTTATCATTTTTGGGGATTGTTCACTGAGGCTGAAAAGTGGGCATAAAAAAAGCAACCTAATTAGGTTGCTGTAAATTCCAATTCGGAATCCGGGGACGGTCGCGCTAGAAACCATCTAAAGGAGAATGATGATGAACGAAGAAACTCATTGCAAAGATTCGGTTCATAATATCTGACTCAAGGGCGAGAAATTAGTTCAGCAAAAATAGAAAATTTTTGAAAATATTTTTTCTTACAACCCTTATATATTGAAAAATATGTGAATTTTATTATTACGAGTTAACTAAAGTCGACAATGACTAGGTATGGGCTTAAGCATTGTTACAAAATTAGGATGTGGGAAAAGCTTTATTCGATTGCGCATGAGTAAATCAGCGACCGATAATATGATCAGATAATTTATCCTCCACAGGTTAGCTAAGTGATACATTCAGAAGACCAGCAAATGCCAATAGCACCCACAGCATGGGATTTAACTCGGGATTATCATTCTTTTGCTAATACTGACCAAGTGCAGGTAACCCACCTTTCCTTAACGCTTACGGTTGACTTTGAGGCTCGTACCTTGCTTGGTGAGGCAGTGCTCTCTCTCAGGTATATAGAGTCGCAGGTTGCTGAATTATGGCTAGATACCAGAGGTTTAGCTATTTTATCGGTAATGACCGAGGCTCAAGTTCCCCTTGAGTTTTCACTCGAGGAGTCGAATGAAATACTCGGCCAAAAATTATCCATTCGTTTACCGCAGTTACAATGTGAACGGGTGTGCATTCGTTATCTCACATCAATGCAGGCACAGGGATTACAGTGGCTAGCGCCAGAGCAAACGGCAGGTAAACAGTTACCTTATCTGTTTAGCCAATCGCAACCGATTAACGCCCGCAGCTGGATACCATTGCAGGATACGCCTAAGGTACGGATTACCTTCGATGCTAAAGTTCAAGTACCTAAAGGAATGCGCGCTGTAATGAGTGCGATGAATCATCCTGAGACGCCACTAGAAGGGACATTTCAATTTGAGATGGAAAAGCCCATCCCCACACATTTATTGGCGTTAGCCGTTGGTGATTTAGCATTTCAAGTCATTGGCCCACGTAGTGGCGTCTATACCGAACCTTGTATGTTGGAAGCTGCGGCAACTGAGTTTGCCGATACCGAACATATGCTTGATGTGGCGCAATCATTATTAGGCCCCTATGCCTGGGGGCGCTACGATATGATCATCTTGCCTCCGAGTTTTCCCTTCGGTGGGATGGAAAATCCGCGTTTAGCTTTTTTAACCCCAACCCTGATTGCGGGGGATAAGAGCCTAGTCTCAACGGTTGCCCATGAGCTGGCTCATTCATGGACAGGAAATTTAGTCAGTAATGCCACGTGGCGAGATCTCTGGTTAAACGAAGGTTTTACGACCTATTTCACCAATAGGATTGTGGAACAAGTCTATGGCAGGGAACAGGCCGAACTGGAATGGGTGATTGAATTTGGTCGACTACAAGAAGAAATCGCTGCCTTGCCACTTCATCGGCAAACCTTGCCCGCCAATGTGCAGCAGGCCGATCCTAATTTGGCCTTTAATCGCTTTACCTATGATAAGGCGTCGATGTTCGTCCATGATTTAGAGCGTCGTCTGGGGCGAGCCGAGTTTGATAAGTTCCTGTTTACCTATGTGCAGCACTTCGCTTTTAAGGCGATTACTACAGAAATGTTTGTCAAATACGCAAAAGCGGCTTTAGTCGAAGCCTATCCGGATAAGATAAGTGAAGCCGAACTGCTGGAGTGGATTTACGGTGAGGGGTTGCCTCAGGGATATGTGGGGCCGACATCGCGAAGTTTAGATAAAGTCGATGATGCCTTGAACGATTTTTTACAGGGTAAGGCTGCGGCTCTGCTTAATGTAAAAAGCTGGCGTGTGCATCATTGGCAATATTTTTTGACTCAATTACCTGAAGTGCTGTCGCAAGTACAATTAATGGATTTGGATGACAGTTTTAAATTGACCGAATCGAACAATGCTGAAATTGCCTGTGACTGGTTTAGAGTTGCCATCCGTAATCATTATGATCCCGTTCTGCCAGCACTCAGCCGCTATTTGCAGCGTATCGGCCGGGGCAAATTTGTCCGTCCGCTTTACGCTGAATTAAATATAGCTGGTTATCATACTGAGTTACAAAGCATTTATTCAAGCGCGCGCTCGGGCTATCACCCATCCATTCAAGTGCAGTTGGATAGAATGTTTAAGTCGTAAAAAAGAGATAAAAAAATGGCAACCCAAGGTTGCCATAAAAAAATCAAAGAAGGAGACAAAGGAATTCAGTGCGCTAGCGTGTATTCGATTGCTTCCCCAAAGGGAGATGATGATGAACGACCAACCAATTCAACTTTATGCGATAACGTGAAACGGTTCATTGAATTAAGTGGTGATTAAACCTGCTTAACTCACTACTAAACACATCATTTAGTAGCTAATTGTGCATTAAAGCGTATTCGTTAATCCTTACACTTAATCAGACTAAGGCATTTTTAAAAAGTTCAGTGCGTGATAAAAATTTTTAAAATTATTTTCGGTTTCGGTTTCGGTTTCGGTTTCGGTTTTGGTTTCGGTTTCGGTTTTGGTTTTGGCAGTAAATACCGCAATCGATAAGTGGCTAGGGTCTGTTGATCTTTCGAGAGTGATTTTTAGACAGCATGGCAAGACGTTATAATTTGCTTCGCCAAAAGTAACCATAACCTCAAGCCATGCCAAGACTTATGCTAACCGATGCACGCTGGGAAAAGCTATTTCATTTAATGAAAAGCACAGGCCGTGTTTATGACAAACCTGAACATAGACAAACATTCGAAGGTATTCTTTACCGCCTTAGAACAGGTATCCCTTGGCGAGATTTACCTAAAGAGTTCGGTCATTGGAGCACGGTCTTTAGACGGTTTCATTTATGGTCTAAGAAAGGCGTTCTAGCACATTTATTCAAGGCCTTAGCCAACCTTGCTGATATAGAATGGGTCTTTATTGATGGCTCGATAGTGCGAGCTCACCAGCACAGTGCAGGTGCAGCGACGCTAAGTAATGAGAGTATTGGTAAAAGTCGAGGCGGTAATTCAACCAAAATTCACTTAGCCGTCGACAGCGGAGGATTACCGATTTATTTCGAATTATCAGAAGGCCAAAAACACGATATTACACACGCCCCCAGCTTAATTGAGCACCTGAAGCAGGTTGATACCGTCATTGCAGATAAAGGTTATGACAGCGATGCTTTTCGTGAACTTATCGCCAATAAAGGCGGGAAATCTGTTATTCCAAGGCGCCGCTATAAGAATACACCTCAAGAAAGAGTCGATTGGTGCTTATATCGGTATCGACATTTAGTGGAGAATGCTTTTGGAAGAATAAAACACTATCGAGCAATATCAACAAGATATGACAAGCTAGCAAGAAATTACGCCAGTATGGTGTCACTGGCGTTTATGTTAATGTGGCTGCCGATGCATTGCTGAACAACATTTGTACAGCAAAGATCAACAGACCCTAGATTTATTTTACAAATAAATCATAGGTATAAAAAAAGGCAACCAATTGGTTGCCTTGTGACCTCTTCCTAGGTCAAGGGGGCCGCGCTAGAAGCCCCTGGGAGAATGATGAACATGAAAAAGACATTCGCTGTTCAATCTATTTGAGGCATTCATGGGGTGAAAGTTCCACCTCACATAAAAAATTATTCAAATTTTTTATTAAACATAAATTTCAATGAGATAGTGGATTACTTATTTAAAAGTGACTCTATTTTGTCGCGAATGTCTTCTGGTTTCGTTGTCGGCGCAAAACGAGCGACGGCTTCCCCCTGACGATTAATTAAAAATTTGGTGAAATTCCATTTTATGCGTTCTGTGCCTAACATGCCGGGAGCGGCTTTCTTTAAATATTGGTAGAGAGGATGGGTATGTTCACCATTGACCTCGATTTTCGAAAACAGTGGAAAGCTTACCCCAAAGTTGAGTTCGCAAAAGCTTTTGATCCCTTGTTCATTAGCCTTTTCTTGGGCGCCAAACTGGTTACAGGGAAAGCCCAAAACCACAAATCCACGCGCTTTGTATTCTTGATAAAGTGCTTCTAACCCCTTGTACTGCGGCGTAAAACCGCACTCGCTGGCGGTGTTTACAATCAATATCACTTTACCTTGATATTGTGTCAATGGGGTTGGATTACCCTGAATGTCAATTGCGTTATGGCGATAGATAGTGGATGTCATCATTACCTCCTTAAGTGTGATGATTAGCATAAATAATAGTTTGGTTGTGATCAATCAATTTGCGTGCAACTTATTTTGTTGGTTTGCTAATCTTCTTCAATATCAATATAGTTACGCTAATTTTTATCTCAGCAGAAGGGCGTTTAGGTGACTGAACATGAAGCCGAATACGAAACAAACACGCAGGCCGATGTTGGTCAGGTTGTTCAGCAACTCACTGAAGTTGAAGGTGAAGAACAAGCTGAAGTGTTCAGTGAAATCTTAAATGAAGCTGAGCCAGGCACGATTGCATTAGCACTGGAGTCCTTACCTTTAGACGAGCGTTACGAGCGTTGGCAACAGGTTGAGTTTAGTGAACGTGTGACTGTGCTGAGTTTAATGCGTGCCGATCCCCGTATGGGGATCCTCAAGCAGATGCCCGATAACGAGGTCGATCTGCTATTTGCCCAATTAAGTCCTGAGGATTTAATTGAGTGGAGTGATTATCTCCCCGAAAGCTTTACCGACCGAGCCTTGGCCCAAATGGGCGAGCGTCAGCGGCAGCGGTTTGAGTTGTACGACCAATATTCTGAAAATGAAATTGGCCGTTATACCGATCATCAAATGTTAGTGCTCAGCGATAAAGCAACGGTAGCGCAGGCACAGCGTTTTTTTAGACGAATAGAACTCGACTGTAACGACAATTTATTTATTGTCGATGAAGCGGATAAATACCTCGGCACTGTTAGACGTTATGATATTTTCAAGCACGAACCCCATGAGCCGCTGATTTCACTGTTATCGGAAGATAGTCGTGCATTAACCGCGAACACGACGTTACTCGATGCTGCAGAGGCGATAGAGCATAGTCGTGAAATCGAATTACCTGTCATTGATGACGCAGGGGAGCTAATCGGCCGTGTCACCTTAAGGGCCGCTACCGCCTTAGTGCGCGAACACTATGAAGCGCAATTAATGGCAACCGCAGGTATGGATGAGTCCGATGACTTATTCGCCCCGATTCTGAAAGGTGCCCAGCGCCGAGCGGTGTGGCTTGGGATTAACTTACTCACCGCTTTTTTAGCCTCGGCAACTATTGGCTTATTTGAAAACGTATTATCCCAAGTGGTAGCGTTGGCCGTGTTGATGCCGATCGTCGCGTCCATGGGCGGGATTGCGGGAAGCCAGTCGCTCACGCTGATGATCCGCGGTATGGCAATGGGGCAAATTTCTGCAGGTAACCTATTCTCTTTGATGAAGAACGAGTTAGGGATTGGGTTAGTTAATGGCACCCTGTGGGCGATAGTGATAGGGCTGGTGGCGGGTTGGTGGTTTGCCGACAGTATCATTGGCATAGTGATTGGCTGTGCAATTTTGATCAATATGGCGGTTGCGGCCTTAGCTGGGGTGTTTGTGCCGATGATTCTACAGCGTTTTAATCAGGATGCGGCGCTGTCTGGTTCAGTGATTTTAACCACTGTGACCGACGTGGTGGGTTTTTTCACTTTCCTCGGTATGGCGACAATACTGTACCTTTAAGTTTGATATTAAGCGTGTAATTGATTGATATGAATCACAACGATATTCACTATGCCTTATGCCAAAGCCCTGAAGAGTTAGCTGTCGCTGCAGCATTAATTGACCAGCGGGATGATAATGCTCATCCGCTCGATCATCAGGTATTTGCGCGCGCGCGCGCGGTGGTGTTGGCGAAAACCCTCGAAGGCGAGATTGTCGGCTGCGCTGCGATTAAAGCGGGCACAGGCAATGTGGGGGAGCTGGGTTATCTGGTGGTATCGCCTTTATTTCGTCGCAAAGGTATCGGCCAAGGATTAACACTTAAGCGGATTGAAGTGGCTAAAGCGCAGGGGATTGCCTTGTTGTTTGCCACGATCCGAGATGAGAATCACGCCAGTCGGGTAAATTTACTCAAAGCCGGGTTTCACTTTTGGCGTAATTACTTGAGCATTCGGGGGACGGGTAATACTGTGGGGTGGTATTACTTAGCCTTGGGTGACGAAGTCGATATTGACGGTACGATGCAAACCCTGGTGGGGGATCGTGTACCTGCGGGTTAAATGTTTCGAGGTTGTTTGTTTTTGGTTTTTATGGTGTTTTCTATCGGTTTCTGTTTGGTTTTGAATTCAAAAATCTTGGCTCCAAACGCCTAAATATGCAGATTTTCTTTTTTTATTCGGTATGATCCGCGCCATTACCCACAGTCATTATTGAGGTGTTTTATGGCTAAGTTCCGAGTTGCAAGTGTCTTATTGTTGAGTGCAGCTGCGCTGCAGGTGAATGCGTCAGAATTTAATCTTGGTTTAAACAACGATGTAGTTTCTACTGAGTTAGAACTGCAAATGAATAAAGATACCAATGCCGTATTAGGGTACATTTATTCAGACGATAGCGGTCATATTGCCCAAGGCGCAATGCATATGATTCACGATGCGGGAGTACATCATTTTGAAGTTGGGGCTAAATTAAGCCAACTATGGGCTGACGAGGCGCCAAACGGAAGCACAGTATCAGTCGGTGCTCGTTATGCATTAGCGTTAGGGCCAAATATTTCTTTGCAAGCCGCAGCTTACTATGCGCCATCGGTATTGTCTTTCGGTGATGTCGATGGTCAATACGAGTTGGATTCAAAGGTGCAATACAACATAAACCCGAATATGGCACTTTATGTCGGTTACCGTAAAATTGCCTTCGAATACGATAATGCCCGTGATTTTACCTTTGAAGATGGTGCGTACATTGGCGGTAAATTCCGCTTCTAATCGAACCTGCAAATTGGCGATCTAAATTAATTGCCTCGAATTTAAAGCCGGCCAAGGTTACCTTCGCCGGCTTTTCCATTTTGCTTTCAGTTCTCCATAGCTTGGCAGTAAGGATGAGAAAATCACCAAGCCAATGCCTATGCAAACCACAACGCTTAGGGTTTCATCTAAAAACCACCAACCAAGCAGTGCTGCAAAAATTAGACCTGTATATTCCACCGGTGCCATTTGGCTGGCATCTGCGCGTCGATAGGCGTGGATAATCAGGTAGGTCATTCCGACATAAAACACGCCTAAAGTTAACCCAACTTGGGCGACGGGTAGACTAAAATTTGCGCCCTCGTACCAGGTTGCAGGTATCAGAAAAACCATCGCAAAGGCATTAGACCAAAAGAGTGTTGAAAATGGATGCTCATGGGTTGAATATGCCTTCAAAATGAGGCTATTTATTGCTGAGATCATTGCACCAAAAAAAGCTAAGCCAATATAGAGATTAACTTCGGTCGGCTGGCTTATCAGCAATATTCCCGTAAATCCAATGAGACCAGCCACTGAGCGTCGGTAGCCTATGCGTTCATTTAAAAAGAATGCTGACAATAACAGCAGTATCAGCGGTGAGCTATAAATAACTGCGGTGACAGTTGCAAGGGGTAAATGTAATACCGCTAACATAAAAATGGCGTTACCTAAGCCGATTAACAAGGCTCGGCTTAAATGCACTTTGTAAAAGGGACTTAACTTTAGATTTCCCTGTAGGTGCCAGACAAAAGGCAGTACCAAAAGCGTGGCAAATAATTGGCGATAAAGCACAAGTTGAAACACTGGTGTGTTAGTTTCAAGCAACTTAACCAATAGGTTACCGCTGGCTATCAACAATTGGGCCGCTAAAATCATCAATAAAGGTGCCATAGGTATCCAAATTAAAAGCTGATATTGGGGCTAAAGTGTGGTTCTTTACGTTAACGACTAAAATATCATCATAAGGCGCCTAATTGCCGACTAATTTAGCCTAATCAATTGTAAAAAATAAAATGTAGTCATAAAGTTAACACTCTAAATTGATTTTCTGCGTAGGATTCGACGCGGGTATACAAACCAAAATACCGATGAGCAAAACTAACTTGCATAATTTCTGGTGCTTTTTGTTGCTGTTTTGGACTTTTAGTCCGTTTGCCCTTAGCGCTGAAATTGCGTTGGATTCCCCCTACTTATTCCACGCAGAGGCTAAGCAGCTTCCGCCTGCTGATTTTAAAGAGGTCAGCCAGTGGATGGGGCAATTAAAGGAGGCTAGCTCAGTAAGCCTTACTGGTGGTGATTATTGGATGGTTTCCCCTGTGATGGTCAATAGCCGCCAAACACGTTGGGTGGTAGATGCCAGTAATTCAATTATTGAATCAGTGGATTATTGGTTGCTGGGCAGTGATGGTTCTGTACAATTCGCCCACAGTGGTTACTACGCGCCCTATGAGTTTTTATTCGATTATGGGCGCAAGGTTAGGCTGAATATGGGCACTGATTATTGGTTAGTGACTAGACTTAGCAGTCAATATTTCTCCTCCGCGCCTGAAGTGGCATTAGAGTCGCAAGAGGCGCATCAATTAACGACTGACCGCATGGCCATGGCGATACTGCTTTGTTTGGGCGGGTTACTGTTTATCGCTTTTTATAATTTACTGATTTACATCTCTATTTTTGACAAGGCATTCTTGTATTACGGCCTATATGTATTGGCTTATTTGGGGGGGTGGGCGCTGACGTTCCATTTACCAGCTCACTTATTTAACTTCCATCAGCTTGAATTACATCATTTGTTTTTTATCAGTTTGCCGATATTTAACATTATGTTCTACAAACATTTTTTGCAGCTTCCTAGTTATTCACCTCGATTGTGGCGGCTTAGCCAATACTTGTTGATTGCCTGTGTTATAGCCTTACCAACCAGCATTTGGTTGTTGCCCTATACCGCGATTATTGCCTCAGTCTTAATCATGCTTTGGATTGCGCTGGCTATTACCTGCGGTAATGTGTGCTTGATGAAAGGCTTTGCTCCCGCACGCTATTTTATTATGGCTTTTACCTGTTTATTGCTACCAGCGGTCATTATTTTACCCGGTAATATGGGGATAACCCCCGATTTTATCGAGCATGCTGAGTTTGCCACTTTACTAGGCGGTACTGTGGATGCCTTACTGTTATCCCTTGCTTTGGCTAATAAACTTAAGCTTATGTCTGAAGAACGTAAAGCACACATCGAAGAGTTAGGTATCGCTTGGGAAAAAGCACGGCTTGATGCATTAACGCGAGTAGGTAACCGTTATGCCTTTGATGAATTTATGAATTCTCAATTAGCCTTTGCCAATAAGGTCGTTAACCCTATGGCGCTGGTGCTGCTCAATGCTGACAGCCTCAAGATGGTGAATGACACCTTAGGACATCAAGAGGGGGATCGTTTACTACAAAGACTTGTGCAGTTTTTGCAATCGACCAATATTGCCCAACTTAAAATCTACCGAATCAGTGGTGATGAGTTTGTTGCTATCCTGCCTGCGAGTGGCGTGACGAGCTTTGTTAACACGCTAAGAGGATTAACTGCGCAATTTGCTACGGAGGGCTTTAGGGATTGCCAGTTTAGTTTTGGCATTGCGATTAATGCTGATGTAGCCAACCCCCATGAGTGGCTTCGTAGCGCAGATACGAGTTTATATCACTCGCGTATGGAAAAACGGCGCCAGGAATATGCCGATACCCGTACGGGGGAAATTGTTTCGCTCTAACGGTGTTTAAAAAATTCCACGATACAAAGGGGCTGCATGATGCAGCCCCTTTGCCGACTAGCCGAAGTCTTTTTCACCTTTTATCACTGCTGGATGGCCACAAATTGCTTTAGCGGTATGCATCCCCGCCATCGTGGCGGCTTCAACACATCCGGCATTGAGGCCAGTTTTAATCCAGTCGCCCGTCATGTACAAATTGTCGATCCCCGTTCCATCCGTGGTTATCCGGTATTGTGAACTGCCTTTGACCGATAACACATAACGTTCGGAAGGGTCCACGTTCGCCCGCCAATATTGGCTATCAAATCGTGCCTCGCCTTGGCGGTTTTGTTCATCATGTAACCATTCCCACGGGAAGGTGTCGCCAACATGCTGCCATAGCTTATGAATTTCTGTATTGAGTTGGTGGATGGCTCCCGCCTTGGCTTCGGCTGTTTTACGTTGCTGGAAGCCTACATCTGTGTGCGGTGGATAAACATCAACGGGCAAAGCCGAGCAGAAATAACTGGCATTTTTAGGCTCAGTGCCACGCCAGTCTTCCTTATCGAGTAATTGATCCATAGAGGCCCAAGTATCGAAGGGTTCGGTAAATCCTGATAAAACTGGCTGCTCGCTATCTTCTGAATAATTTGGCCAACCTATTCCGTTAAGATCTTGGTCCATCCACAGTTGATAGGCTTGGGTCGCTACTGCCTGCACTTTATCTACGCAGGTTTTTAGTGCCGGACTCTGCGCCATGACTTCACTAGCCACATGAGGAACCGAGCCGATTGACAGGCCAAAAATCACTTTGTCGAAGTCTACTCCTTTGACCAGACGTTTTTTCGGCAGTGCTTGGCCAAATTGTGCCTCGTAGAGATTGTCCCAATCGCTCCAAAAGTGTTCGAGATTAATATCATGGGCTTTTAGCAGCGCCGCTTGGGCGGCATTAAGTTGCTCATAATTAGGTGTGCTTGGCCAGCAGGCTAAGCCCTTTACATCCACCAAAGGATTGTAGTTCTCTACCGAAGGATTAAGTGCGATTTGCTCTGTGATTTCAATCGCTTGAATACTGTTGTTACGACATTCTAGATTGTCGACTCGATTGAAAAAGTGGAAGTTGACCCCGCGACGTTTTAGCACTTCATAGTAGGGGGTAAAGACCACATCGCCCATGCCGGCCTGCATTTTCCACATGATCCCACCTTGATAACAAAGGGCGATGCGCAACATTGAACGAATAATTGTCCCCGCTTCGACATTGGGTTTATCAAAATTGCCTTTCTCGTAGGCAAAAACAAGATCATAGAAACCGCGCACAGGCGCACTATCGACAGTGTATTTTTGGCTGGCGCCGTGTTTGGTTAGCCATTCGCGGTAATCATAGTCATTGATGGCATCGAAGCCTTTTTCAAACACATTATCGACAAACATGCCTTTTAATATGGTCAGCCCCAAGTCAACGGCGATATACAGATGGCGCAATTCGTCATTGGTGTCTAAATGGTCGGTAAAGCGTTTAACGAGTCGTTGGTGCAGGGCATCGACGGCGGATTCGACCAGTCCATCATCGCTCTCGCTATGCACATTCTCATCACACTCACGGCCAATCATCTGATTAAAATGGCATTCTAATTTATCGCCAAGGGCATCGAGGGATTCCATGGCATCTTCAACTGAATCTTCTAATTTATCCTTAAGTTGCTCAAACCAGCGAGTATCGAGCCAGTTTTTAGGTGTCTCCATAGCCTTTTCATCGGCTTCGAGTAAGGTGTCCATATCCTTAAGCCACTCTTTTATCCATGCAAAGGCGGCTTTAACGACCTTCCAGAAGGTTAAGGTTTCAGTGCCATCCCCAGGGGTCCCTGGGAGCGATGGGAAAGTGATAGGCCAACTGACGGAGCGACCATTGATTTCCTCCTGAAGCACAATAAAGTGATGGGGCTTAAAGGCATCTAAAAAGGTTGCTAGTGGCGCTTGGGCGGGACGATCTAATTCTTCATAGGCTTTACGCATCAAGGCGAAGGCATTTTGATAAAACCCGAACCAGATATGTAAACCATGTTCTTCAATACGTTGCCCCATCGCTGCATTGCGACCGCTTGCTCCTTTTCCACCGATTCGCCAACCTAATTGATAGATATCAATCTCATATTGATTTTGCCAACCAGGTTTATCTGTGAGGTAGCAAGCTGCGGTCATGGCGGCGACACCGCCACCGAGAATGGCAATTTTCTGTTTTTTGATTTCAGAGTTATCCACGAGCACTTCGCCCGGTGGCACTTCAAAGTCAAAGTTCACATGATAGGGCAGTAACACGTGTTGCTCGCCAAGTTCAACCCCGAGAGTGTCTTTGAGCGGGAAGCTGGCATTGTCAAAAAGGGTGGCGACAAAGTCATTTTCCAGCAGTGCAACGCTGTGTACTTTATTAACCTTAGCGGGCGATGCGGTAATCGCCTGATAAACGGCTTTTTGGCCTGAAGCATCTGGGAACTGCTTTAAAAATACTTGATCGATAGCGGGCTTAAACAGTAGATGGAAGAGTTGCTCTTCACCGAGTTTATCAAGCTCTGGAATAAAATCTGTTTGTTCCTTAAAGAGTTTCCAGGTTTGGGTTATCGCTTCGACGGTTGAAAGCTGCGCCTCTGGTTTCGCATTACAATTCACCTCAAGCAGCGGATGCATGGCAAGCTCTGTGTCAGGGCTAAAATGTAAAAAGCTTTTTGCGGCAAGGGAGAGGCGAGTTAACGGCTGACCGGCCGCGGGCATAGTGTATTCACACAAATACTTAGGATAACCAAATAGCTCTCGGCCATTGATTAAGGCCATCGCATCGTTTACCCAGATATGCAGCGGCTGAAAATACACATGGCTGATTTTTGTACTGCTGCTATTGTCCTGACGGCCGACCATAACCCAAGTGATAATATCGGTTTCTTGGATCCAGCCCTTTGCTCTATCTGTGGGGTAGTCTGAATAAGCTTTTTCGATCTGAGTAAAGGTGGTCAATACATAGGGCGACAAGACTTTAAAGTACATGGCGCTACCGGCCACTTGATTCAGTGTGTTATCTATTGAGCGTTGAAGATTTGCGAGTTTCCCCTTGAGAAAAAAACCGTACATATCGGCTTTATTCAACACTAAGGGAGAGTGCATTAACATGCTGCCTTGAGGATAGATAAAATCAGGGCGTTGTTTTTCCATGGGATCATCCTTTAAACCCGTTAATATGTGTAAGGTAGCTAACCTCAGTTCGGGATAATAAATGTATATTTAACAGCTACTTGCACCGTTTACTGCGTTGAGTTTACTTGCAATAGGTTCGCTATTGACGCGTAAATTCACCTTGCTATCAGCGCAAAGCGTAAGTTTGCGTGTAACTACTTGAGTTTTTGCTTTGTTGATTGCATTTATCCATCTCTTAACCCGAGTTAAAGTGAGTAATGGAGATGAATGCATTAACAAACCCTAAAAAGCATAGGGTAAATAAACTAATTAGCCTATTGATTTTACAATTGAATTAAAAAAAAAGCAGAAGGGAAATATTCG comes from Shewanella oneidensis MR-1 and encodes:
- a CDS encoding GGDEF domain-containing protein, giving the protein MSKTNLHNFWCFLLLFWTFSPFALSAEIALDSPYLFHAEAKQLPPADFKEVSQWMGQLKEASSVSLTGGDYWMVSPVMVNSRQTRWVVDASNSIIESVDYWLLGSDGSVQFAHSGYYAPYEFLFDYGRKVRLNMGTDYWLVTRLSSQYFSSAPEVALESQEAHQLTTDRMAMAILLCLGGLLFIAFYNLLIYISIFDKAFLYYGLYVLAYLGGWALTFHLPAHLFNFHQLELHHLFFISLPIFNIMFYKHFLQLPSYSPRLWRLSQYLLIACVIALPTSIWLLPYTAIIASVLIMLWIALAITCGNVCLMKGFAPARYFIMAFTCLLLPAVIILPGNMGITPDFIEHAEFATLLGGTVDALLLSLALANKLKLMSEERKAHIEELGIAWEKARLDALTRVGNRYAFDEFMNSQLAFANKVVNPMALVLLNADSLKMVNDTLGHQEGDRLLQRLVQFLQSTNIAQLKIYRISGDEFVAILPASGVTSFVNTLRGLTAQFATEGFRDCQFSFGIAINADVANPHEWLRSADTSLYHSRMEKRRQEYADTRTGEIVSL
- a CDS encoding DMT family transporter, which produces MAPLLMILAAQLLIASGNLLVKLLETNTPVFQLVLYRQLFATLLVLPFVWHLQGNLKLSPFYKVHLSRALLIGLGNAIFMLAVLHLPLATVTAVIYSSPLILLLLSAFFLNERIGYRRSVAGLIGFTGILLISQPTEVNLYIGLAFFGAMISAINSLILKAYSTHEHPFSTLFWSNAFAMVFLIPATWYEGANFSLPVAQVGLTLGVFYVGMTYLIIHAYRRADASQMAPVEYTGLIFAALLGWWFLDETLSVVVCIGIGLVIFSSLLPSYGELKAKWKSRRR
- a CDS encoding NAD(P)-binding protein, coding for MEKQRPDFIYPQGSMLMHSPLVLNKADMYGFFLKGKLANLQRSIDNTLNQVAGSAMYFKVLSPYVLTTFTQIEKAYSDYPTDRAKGWIQETDIITWVMVGRQDNSSSTKISHVYFQPLHIWVNDAMALINGRELFGYPKYLCEYTMPAAGQPLTRLSLAAKSFLHFSPDTELAMHPLLEVNCNAKPEAQLSTVEAITQTWKLFKEQTDFIPELDKLGEEQLFHLLFKPAIDQVFLKQFPDASGQKAVYQAITASPAKVNKVHSVALLENDFVATLFDNASFPLKDTLGVELGEQHVLLPYHVNFDFEVPPGEVLVDNSEIKKQKIAILGGGVAAMTAACYLTDKPGWQNQYEIDIYQLGWRIGGKGASGRNAAMGQRIEEHGLHIWFGFYQNAFALMRKAYEELDRPAQAPLATFLDAFKPHHFIVLQEEINGRSVSWPITFPSLPGTPGDGTETLTFWKVVKAAFAWIKEWLKDMDTLLEADEKAMETPKNWLDTRWFEQLKDKLEDSVEDAMESLDALGDKLECHFNQMIGRECDENVHSESDDGLVESAVDALHQRLVKRFTDHLDTNDELRHLYIAVDLGLTILKGMFVDNVFEKGFDAINDYDYREWLTKHGASQKYTVDSAPVRGFYDLVFAYEKGNFDKPNVEAGTIIRSMLRIALCYQGGIMWKMQAGMGDVVFTPYYEVLKRRGVNFHFFNRVDNLECRNNSIQAIEITEQIALNPSVENYNPLVDVKGLACWPSTPNYEQLNAAQAALLKAHDINLEHFWSDWDNLYEAQFGQALPKKRLVKGVDFDKVIFGLSIGSVPHVASEVMAQSPALKTCVDKVQAVATQAYQLWMDQDLNGIGWPNYSEDSEQPVLSGFTEPFDTWASMDQLLDKEDWRGTEPKNASYFCSALPVDVYPPHTDVGFQQRKTAEAKAGAIHQLNTEIHKLWQHVGDTFPWEWLHDEQNRQGEARFDSQYWRANVDPSERYVLSVKGSSQYRITTDGTGIDNLYMTGDWIKTGLNAGCVEAATMAGMHTAKAICGHPAVIKGEKDFG